A genomic segment from Actinomadura hallensis encodes:
- a CDS encoding (2Fe-2S)-binding protein gives MRVNLTVNGAAEAVDDVWEGESLLYVLRERMGLPGSKNACEQGECGSCTVYLDGVPVCACLVAAGQAEGRDVRTVEGLAGGPPGGDRHDPVRLDPVQEAFVETGAVQCGFCTPGLIVQAHDLIERNPAPADAEIREALAGNLCRCTGYEKILDAVRLAAGRKAARP, from the coding sequence ATGCGGGTGAACCTCACCGTCAACGGGGCGGCCGAGGCCGTGGACGACGTGTGGGAGGGCGAGAGCCTCCTGTACGTGCTGCGGGAGCGGATGGGCCTGCCCGGCTCGAAGAACGCCTGCGAGCAGGGCGAGTGCGGCTCCTGCACGGTCTACCTGGACGGCGTCCCGGTGTGCGCGTGCCTCGTCGCGGCCGGGCAGGCGGAGGGACGGGACGTCCGCACCGTCGAGGGGCTGGCCGGGGGACCGCCGGGCGGCGACCGGCACGACCCCGTCCGGCTCGACCCCGTCCAGGAGGCGTTCGTGGAGACCGGCGCGGTGCAGTGCGGGTTCTGCACGCCCGGCCTGATCGTCCAGGCGCACGACCTGATCGAGCGCAATCCCGCGCCGGCCGACGCCGAGATCCGCGAGGCGCTCGCCGGCAACCTGTGCCGCTGCACCGGCTACGAGAAGATCCTGGACGCCGTGCGGCTCGCGGCCGGGAGGAAGGCCGCCAGACCATGA
- a CDS encoding FAD binding domain-containing protein, translating into MDFLRPATWADALAAKAERPGALPLQGGTDVMVEINFDRRRPEALLDLTRVRELAGWDTAGGRLRVGAGVTYTRLIEELGGRLSGLAQASRTVGSPQIRNRGTVGGNLGAASPAGDGHPPLLACGAEVEAESAARGVRMIPAADFFTGAKRNALEPDELIRAFWAAPASGPQYFSKIGPRNAMVIAVCSFAVALHPAERRVGTGLGSAAPTPRRAAAAEEFIAGELDWDGRGPLAESAARRFGELAAEAAAPIDDVRGTGRYRRHALAVMARRTLTWAWNDHRNAGRRAS; encoded by the coding sequence ATGGACTTCCTGAGACCGGCGACGTGGGCGGACGCGCTCGCCGCGAAGGCGGAGCGGCCGGGCGCGCTGCCCCTGCAGGGCGGCACCGACGTCATGGTCGAGATCAACTTCGACCGGCGCCGGCCGGAGGCGCTGCTCGACCTGACCCGCGTCCGCGAGCTGGCCGGGTGGGACACGGCGGGCGGGCGCCTCCGCGTCGGCGCCGGCGTGACCTACACCCGGCTGATCGAGGAGCTGGGCGGACGGCTGTCCGGCCTCGCCCAGGCGTCCCGGACGGTCGGCTCCCCGCAGATCCGCAACCGCGGCACGGTCGGCGGCAACCTCGGCGCCGCGTCGCCCGCCGGGGACGGCCACCCGCCGCTGCTGGCCTGCGGCGCCGAGGTCGAGGCCGAGTCCGCGGCCCGCGGCGTCCGGATGATCCCGGCGGCGGACTTCTTCACCGGCGCGAAACGCAACGCGCTGGAGCCGGACGAGCTGATCCGCGCGTTCTGGGCCGCGCCCGCGTCCGGCCCGCAGTACTTCTCCAAGATCGGCCCCCGGAACGCGATGGTGATCGCGGTGTGCTCGTTCGCGGTCGCGCTGCACCCGGCGGAGCGGCGCGTCGGGACCGGCCTCGGCTCTGCCGCGCCCACCCCGCGCCGCGCCGCGGCCGCCGAGGAGTTCATCGCGGGCGAGCTGGACTGGGACGGCCGCGGCCCGCTCGCCGAGTCCGCGGCGCGCCGGTTCGGCGAGCTGGCGGCGGAGGCGGCGGCGCCGATCGACGACGTCCGGGGGACCGGGCGCTACCGCAGGCACGCCCTGGCGGTGATGGCCCGCCGCACGCTGACCTGGGCCTGGAACGACCACCGGAACGCGGGAAGGAGGGCCTCCTGA
- the pucL gene encoding factor-independent urate hydroxylase has protein sequence MAVVLGPNRYGKAETRVVRVTRDGDVHRIKDVNVSVALSGAMDAVHLTGDNSAVLPTDSQKNTVFAFAKEHGIAAIEDFGLLLARHFTRSQAAVAHARVEIHEYGWERITGGHSFARTGAEVRTALVHSDGEGGAESVVSGLADLVVLNSTGSEFHGFARDAYTTLEPTRDRVLATAVTARWRHRGTDADWDDSYRGAREDLLLAFAETRSLSLQQTLYQMGRRVLEAQAGLCEVRLSLPNKHHFLVDLKPFGLDNDNEVYFAADRPYGLIEGAVLADDAPPAPSAWE, from the coding sequence ATGGCGGTCGTGCTCGGCCCCAACCGCTACGGGAAGGCGGAGACGAGGGTCGTCCGCGTCACCCGCGACGGTGACGTCCACCGGATCAAGGACGTCAATGTGAGCGTCGCGCTGTCGGGCGCGATGGACGCGGTGCACCTCACCGGGGACAACTCGGCGGTGCTGCCGACCGACAGCCAGAAGAACACCGTGTTCGCGTTCGCGAAGGAGCACGGGATCGCGGCGATCGAGGACTTCGGCCTGCTGCTCGCGCGGCACTTCACGCGCTCGCAGGCGGCGGTCGCGCACGCGCGGGTCGAGATCCACGAGTACGGCTGGGAGCGCATCACGGGCGGGCACTCGTTCGCCCGGACCGGCGCGGAGGTCCGCACGGCGCTGGTCCACAGCGACGGCGAGGGCGGCGCGGAGTCGGTCGTCTCCGGGCTCGCGGACCTGGTCGTCCTCAACTCGACCGGCAGCGAGTTCCACGGGTTCGCGCGGGACGCGTACACGACCCTGGAACCGACCCGCGACCGCGTCCTCGCCACCGCCGTGACCGCCCGGTGGCGCCACCGGGGAACGGACGCGGACTGGGACGACTCCTACCGCGGGGCCCGCGAGGACCTCCTCCTCGCGTTCGCCGAGACCCGCAGCCTGTCGCTCCAGCAGACGCTCTACCAGATGGGCCGCCGGGTCCTGGAGGCGCAGGCGGGGCTCTGCGAAGTGCGGCTGTCGCTGCCCAACAAGCACCACTTCCTCGTCGATCTCAAGCCGTTCGGCCTGGACAACGACAACGAGGTCTACTTCGCCGCGGACCGCCCGTACGGGCTCATCGAGGGCGCCGTCCTCGCCGACGACGCCCCGCCCGCCCCGTCCGCCTGGGAGTGA
- the uraH gene encoding hydroxyisourate hydrolase: MSLSTHVLDAAKGLPAAGVAVRLERRDDGGAWTTLAEARTDDDGRVREWDVPAWTGVHRLTFDTAGLSEFFPEVTVTFTVTDPGRHHHVPLLISPFAYSTYRGS; the protein is encoded by the coding sequence ATGAGCCTGTCGACCCACGTGCTGGACGCGGCGAAGGGGCTGCCCGCGGCCGGCGTCGCCGTCCGGCTGGAGCGGCGGGACGACGGCGGCGCCTGGACGACGCTGGCCGAGGCCCGCACCGACGACGACGGGCGCGTCCGGGAGTGGGACGTGCCCGCCTGGACGGGCGTGCACCGGCTGACGTTCGACACGGCGGGCCTGTCGGAGTTCTTCCCGGAGGTCACCGTCACGTTCACCGTCACCGACCCGGGGCGGCACCACCACGTCCCGCTGCTGATCAGCCCGTTCGCGTACTCGACCTACCGAGGGAGCTAG
- the uraD gene encoding 2-oxo-4-hydroxy-4-carboxy-5-ureidoimidazoline decarboxylase — MRLGERDLAACCASRRWLAAVAALPGDDLGELRRTSRRVLDELDWADIEEALAAHPRIGERAGGDGREADWSRREQAGLDGAAAELRAAFAEGNRAYEERFGHVFLIRASGRSAREMLDELLRRLGNDAGTERREVRAELAEIVDLRLLKLADGKPAEGKPAEGKPAEGEDA, encoded by the coding sequence GTGAGGCTCGGCGAACGGGATCTGGCGGCGTGCTGCGCGTCGCGGCGGTGGCTCGCGGCGGTCGCGGCGCTGCCCGGCGACGATCTCGGCGAGCTGCGCCGGACGTCGCGGCGGGTGCTGGACGAGCTGGACTGGGCCGACATTGAGGAGGCCCTCGCCGCCCACCCCCGCATCGGCGAGCGCGCCGGGGGCGACGGGCGGGAGGCGGACTGGTCGCGGCGCGAGCAGGCCGGCCTGGACGGCGCCGCGGCGGAGCTCAGGGCCGCGTTCGCCGAGGGCAACCGGGCCTACGAGGAGCGGTTCGGGCACGTGTTTCTCATCCGCGCGTCCGGGCGCTCGGCGAGGGAGATGCTGGACGAGCTGCTCAGGCGCCTGGGCAACGACGCCGGGACCGAGCGGAGGGAGGTCCGCGCGGAGCTCGCCGAGATCGTCGACCTGCGGTTGCTGAAGCTCGCGGACGGGAAGCCCGCGGAGGGGAAGCCCGCTGAGGGGAAGCCCGCTGAGGGGGAGGACGCATGA